CCTCGTGCGTGCCCAGTTCGGTCAGCCGGCCCCCCTCCATCACCGCCACCCGGTCCGCGTCGTGCGCGGTGTGCAGGCGGTGGGCCACGGCGATGACGGTACGGCCGCGCAGCACGGCGGCGAGGGCGCGCTCGGTGTGCCGGGCCGTCGCCGGGTCGAGCAGCGCGGTCGCCTCGTCCAGGATCAGGGTGTGCGGATCGGCCAGCACCACGCGGGCCAGCGCCAGTTGCTGCGCCTGGGAGCCGTCGGTCGGGCGGCCCCCCGCGCCGAGGCGGGTGTCGAGCCCGTCGGGCAGCTCGCCGACCCAGCCGTCGGCGCCCACGGCCGCCAGCGCCGCCCACAACCGCTCGTCCGTGGCGTCCGGTTCGGCGATGCGCAGGTTGTCCCGGACGGTGCCCAGGAACACATGGTGCTCCTGGGTGACCAGGACGACCTGGCGGCGCAGCAGTTCCGGGGACAGCCCGGCGACCGGCACCCCGCCCACCGTCACCGTGCCGCTCCCGGGCCGGTCGACGCCCGCGATCAGCCGGCTCAGCGTCGTCTTCCCGGCGCCCGAGGGGCCCACCACGGCGAGGCGTTCACCGGGGCGCACGGCCAGGTCCACCCCGCGCAGCACCTCGTCGCCGTGCTCGTAGGCGTAGCGCACGCCGCGCACCTCGATCCGGTCGTCCGCGGGCCTCGCGCCGTCGCCGTCCGCCGCGCCGCCCGGAGCCGGGGCCAGCCCCTCCACCCGGGCGAACGAGGCCCCGCCGGACTGCATCTGCTCCACCCGCATCAGGATCTGGTCCAACGGCTCCACCAGCTGGCGCAGATACAGCGCCGCCGCCACCACCGCGCCGACCCCGACCGCGCCCCGCGTGTACAGCCAGCCGCCCAGCAGCAGCACGCCGACCGTCGGGACGGTGTACGTCGTCTCGACCACCGGGAAGAACACCGTGCGCAGGAACAGCGTGTACAACCGGGCCCGCCGGGACCGGTCGAGGGCGTCCCGGCTCGCCGCGGTCCGCCGCCCGGCGAGACCGAACGCCTCGACGGTACGGGCGCCCTCGGCCGTCGTCGCGATGATCTCGGCGACCGCGGAACCGGCCGCGCCCTCGGCGAGATAGCCGTCGCGGGCGCGCCGCAGGTACCAGCGCAGCACCAGCCAGATCGGGGTCAGCCCGAGCACCCCGAACGCGCCGAGCAGCGGATCGAGCGCGAACACCGCGCCCAGCACGAACAGCCCCTGCACGGTGTTCACCAGCAGCTCGGGGCCCGCGTCCCGCAGGGTGTCGCCGACGGCCGTCACATCCGCCGTGCCGCGCGCCGTCAGATCGCCGGTGCCGGCCCGCTCCACCACGGCGGAGGGCAGCGCCAGCACCCGCTCGACGTAACTCTCGCGCACCCGCGCGAGCGTCCGCTCGCCGAACCGGTAGCCCGCCCGGCGCGCCCAGCGGGCCAGCACCAGCTGGGCCAGCGCGCACAGCAGGATCCACAGGGCCAGCCGGTCCACCGCGCCGACCCCGCGCCCGGCCCGCACCTCGTCGACGATCCGGCCGACCAGCCACGGCCCGGCGAGCCCCGCGGCCGCGGCGAGCACGTTCAGCGACAGCGTCCCGGCGAACGCCCGCAGATCGGCGCGCACCAACCGCGCCACCGCCCGCCGCACCTGCGCCCGCCCGGCGACCGGCAGCGGCGTCTCGTCCGTGGTCATGGGGTGCTCGCCTCCGTGCCGGTGATGCCGGTGATGCCGGTGTCGCGGGCCACCAGGGCGCGGTAGCCCGGTTCCTCCGCCAGCAGCCGCCGGTGCGGGCCGCTCGCGACGACCTTGCCGTCGGCCAGGAACACCACGGTGTCCGCCCGGTCGAGCACGAGCGGGGAGGTGCTGGTGACCAGGGTGGTGCGGCCGTCCCGGGCCGCGCGCAGGCGCCCGGCCACCGTCGCCTCCGTGTGCGCGTCCAGCGCGGAGGTCGGCTCGACGGCCAGCAGCACCTCGGGGTCGGCCAGCAGCGCCCGCACCAGCCGCAACCGCTGGCGCTGCCCGCCGGACAGACTGCGGCCCTGCCCGGAGACCACCGAGTCCAGCCCCTCGGGCAGCCCGCGCACGACGTCCTCCGCGGCGGCCGTGTAGATCGCCCGGCGCAGGGCGTCCGCACCGCGCGGGCGTTCGGCGCCCGGCGCCCGCGGCGACGCGCCGGCCACCGGACGGCCGGTGCCGGGGGCGGCCGCCGCCCGGTGCGGGGCGCTCCCACCGGGCAGGCCCGTACCGGTCGCCGCCCCGCCCCCGCCGGACAGCTCCCCCGTGGCCAGCATCTCGCGCAGCGGGCCGGCGAAGAGGTGGGCCTCGTGGTCCGCGACCAGGACGCGGCGACGCACCTCGGCCAGGGGGATCGCGTCCAGCCGGACCCCGCCCCAGGTGGCCTCGGTCGGGCCGTAGCGGCCGAGCCGGTCGACGACGGCGGTGGCGTCGGCGGGGCGGGCGGCGGCCAGGGCGGTGAGCCGGCCCGGCGTCACCCGCAACCCCGAGGCCGGGTCGTACAGTTCGGCCGGTCCGGCGGGCGCGGGCAGCGTGCCCTCGTCCGGGTCGGGCGCCAGCCGCAGCAGCCCCACGACACGGCGCGCGGCGACCACGCCCCGGTTGAGGTCGTAGGCCATCTCCACGAAGAACGTCACCGGCCCCACCAGCACCGCGACATAGCCGTACACCGCGACCAGCCGGCCCACGCTCAGCTCGCCCTGGGCCGCCATCCGGGCCGCCAGCCAGGCGACGACGGCGAGGAACAGGGTGGGCAGCCCCACGGCGAGCGCCTGCACCCAGCTGGCCACCGCGCCCACCCGGTAGCCCTGGTCGAGCAGCCGCCGCGAGTCCGCGCGGAAGGCGTCCGCCACCAGCCCCTTGCCGCCGAGGCCCCCCAACACCCGCAGCCCGCCCGCGAGATCGGCGATCCGGGCGGTGAGCACGGCCTGCCGCTCCCGGTACTCGCCCTCCACGCCCTGAAGCCTGCGCGTGAGCGGACCGGTGACCAGCGCGAGCACCGGCAGACCGAGCAGCACCACCAGGGCGAGCAGCGGGGACACCGTCACCAGCAGCCCGGCCACCACCCCGTAGAAGACGAGCGAGCCGACGCCCGGCCCGACCATGGTGAGCGCGTCCGAGACGGACTTCACGTCGCCGACGCCGATCGTCACCACCTCGCCGGCCCCGGTCCGGTCGGACAGCGCGGCGCCCAGCCGCACCACGTGCCCCACGACCACCTTCGCCGTACGGAAAGAGGCGTCCATGCGCAGCCGGGTCATCGTCCGGTGCCGCAGGACGCTCAGCCAGGCGGTCACCGCCCCCACCGCGAGCATCACCCCGGCCCACCCGGCCAGCGCCCCCGGCCGCCCGGGCACCAGAGCGTCGTCCACGGCCCGTTGCATCAGGTACGGCTGCGCGGCCAGCAGCGTCATCCACACGATGCCGAGGCCCGCCCCGGCCGCCGCCCGCCCGGGCTGCCGCGCCACCAGCCACCACAGGTACCACCAGCCACCGCGCGTATCGGGCGTCCCCGGATCCTCGTACGCGTCGACCATCCGACCCCCGATCGCCTCGGACCTCCCGGGAAATCCCGACGGTAGTGGGGGCGACGGCGGCGGCTCCATCGAATAAAGCGCGCCGCGAACGGGCCCTAGCCGAGGATGCCCCGGTCGTACGCCACCGCCACCGCCGCCGCGCGGTCGTTGACGCCCAGCTTGGCGTACAGATGGGTCAGGTGGGTCTTGACCGTGGCCTCGCTGATGAAGAGCTCGCGGGCGATCTCGCGGTTGGCGGTGCCCCTGGCGACCAGGGCGAGGACCTCGCGCTCGCGGGCGGACAGCGGCTCGTTGCCGGGGACGGGGGCGCGGACCGCCCGCACCAGCCGGGAGGCGATGGCGGGGGAGAGCACCGTACGGCCCTCGGCGGCGGCGCGCACCGCGGTGAACAGCTCGTCGCGCGGGGCGTCCTTGAGGAGGTAGCCGGTGGCGCCCGCCTCGATCGCGGGCAGGGTGTCGGAGTCGGTGTCGTACGTGGTGAGGACCAGCACCTTGGCGCGGGCGCCGCGCCGGGTCAGCTCGCGGATCGCGGCCACGCCGGAGCCGCCCGGCATGCGCAGGTCCATCAGGACGACGTCGGGGTCCAGTTCCGCCGCCCGGGCCACCCCCTCCGGGCCGCTCGCGGCCTCGCCGAGCACCCGGAAGCCGGGCGCCGACTCGAACATGCCTCGCAGCCCGTCGCGGACCACCGGGTGGTCGTCGACGATCAGCAGCGTGATGAGGGATTCACTGGTCATCGCGGACCAACGGTACGCGAGCCGACACCGCCGTGCCGTGCCCCGGCTCGGACTCCACGGTGAGCGTGCCCGCGATCCGCTCGGCGCGCGCCCGCATGCCGTCCAGGCCGAAGCCGCCGGCCCGGGTGCGGACAGGGACGGCGGCCGGGTCGAAGCCGGTGCCGTCGTCGCGGATGTCCAGGCTGACCTCGTCGCCCATGAAGGACAGGGTGAGGCCGAGACGGCTCGCGCGGGCGTGCCGGGCCGCGTTGGACAGCGCCTCCTGGGCTATCCGCAGCAGCGTCGCCGAGACCTCCTCGTGCAGCGTCTCGACGGTGCCGGTGACGGTGAACTCGGCCCGCACACCGGTGCGTTCGCCCCACTCGGCGACCGTCTTGCGCAGTGCCTCGGGCAGCCCGGCGGCGGCCAGCTCGACCGGGGCCAGATTGTGCACCGAGCGCCGGGCCTCGCCCAGGCTGTGCCGGGCGAGCGCGGCGGCGCGCTCCAGATGGGTGCGGGCGGTGGTCAGGTCGGGAGCGCCGGCGACCACCTGGAGCTGGGCGATGATGCCGGTCAGGCCCTGCGCGATGGTGTCGTGGATCTCGGCGGCGAGCCGCCGCCGCTCGTCCGCGACGCCCGCCTCCCGGGCCTGCACCAGCAACTGGGCGTGCAGCGCGGCGTTCTCGTCCAGCGCCCGCTGCAACGCCGCGTTGGTACGCTCCAGCTCGCCGATGGTGTCGGCCTGCACCACGGCGTGCTCCTGCTCCTGCTGGGCGTACCGCGTGAACACGCTGACCATGCCCATGTTGACGGCGAGGACGAGGAAGAAGCCCAGCCACAGGACCAGGCCGTGCGGCGGCCAGCCGCCGATCTCGCTGCCCGACATGGTGACGGCGGTCAGGAACAGGCCGGGCAGCACCAAGCGGCGGGGCAGGTCGAGGCCCGCGGTGTAGTAGCCGGTCACCGCGTAGAAGGCGAAGAACGGGTTGGCCCAGGTCAGCACGAAGCCGATGGCCCAGCGCAGGGCGTAGAGGCACACGCCCGTCCGGCTCGGGCCCGGCTGCCGGCGCCGCACCCACGCCCAGCACCCCTGGAGCACGACGGCCGCGGGCACCAGCACCACCGACACGACCGCCCCGGTACGGTCCATGCCGGTCGCCCGGGCGGACATGGCCGCCGCGACGACACTGACGCCCAGCAGCGCCCAGGGCCCCCACCTGTTGAAGGAGACCCGGGGCTGCTGTCGAGCGGTGTTCGTCATGTCCACAGTGTCGGCCACCCCACGCTCACTCCCAGCGGAACCAGCGGGCCGCGGCCGCCGTGAGCAGCACCGTCCAGGCCGCGAGCACACCGAGGTGCCCCCAGCCGGGCCAGTCCCCGGCCGCCGCCTCGCCCAGCGCGCGGGCCGCCGCCCCGAACGGGGTCAGCTCCACCACGCGCGCCATCGCGTGCGGCATCTCCTGCACCGGCAGCCACACACCCGCGCAGAACATCATCGGGAAGAACACCGCCGTGCCGATCGCGCTCGCCATCTTCGTGGTCCGGGACAGCGCCGAGACGACGGAGCCGAGGGCGAGCGCCGACGCGGCGGCCAGGAGCAGGGCCAGCAGATACCCGGCCGGCTGGGCGGGCAGCCGTACACCGAAGGCGAGCCGGCCGACGACCAGCGCGAGCAGCGCCGAGGCCAGTGCCACCGTGCCCGTCATGACCATCTGCGCGGACAACAGCACGACGGGCCGCACCGGGGTGAGCCGCATCCGGCGCAGGATCCCGCGCTCCCGGTGCCCGGTCAGGACCTGGGGCAGCGACTGCACCCCGGACATGATCAGGGCGATCAGCACCGCGATGGGCACGTAGGCGTCGACCGGCCGCAGCCCGCCCAGGGCCTCGTCCGCATCCCGGAAGGAGGGGATCGAGCCGAGGATCACCAGCAGCAGCGTCGGGAACAGGAAGATCCAGAACACGGCGCCGGGCTCCCGGCGGAACAGCCGGAACTCCGTGCGCAGGACGGCGGTGTTCATGCCGTGGCCTCCTTGGTCAGGTCGAGGAACGCGTCGTCGAGCGTGGCGTCGGTGACGCGCAGCTCATGGGCGGTGACACGGTGGCGGACGAGCAGGGTGACGACCGCGTTCACGGTCTCGTCCGTGCCCGAGAGGGTGATCCGGCCGTCCTTGCGGGCGATCGAGGCGACGGCCGGCAGGGCGGCGAGGTCGTGGTCGTCCAGCGGGGCCGACGGGGTGAAGCTGATGACGGTGGCGCCCGCCGAGCGGCGGATGAGCCCGGCCGGGGTGTCAAGGGCGGCGACCCGCCCCTTGTCGAGCACCGCGATCCGGTCGCACAGCCGCTGCGCCTCCTCCATGAAATGGGTGACGAGCAGCACGGTGACCCCGCCCCCGCGGACGTCCTCGATCAGCTGCCAGGTGTCCCGGCGGGCGCGCGGGTCGAGGCCGGTGGTCAGCTCGTCCAGCACGACGACCCGCGGGTTCCCGATGAGCGCCAGCGCGATGAACAGACGCTGGCGCTGACCGCCGGACAGCTTGGCGAACCGGGTGCCGAGCCTGGCGGTGAGCCCGAGGCGTTCGGCGAGCGGCCGCCAGTCGGCCGGGTCCGGGTAGAACGACGCGTACAGCTCCAGCGCCTCGCGCACGGTCAGCTTCGGTTGCAGCTCGCTCTGCTGGAGCTGGGCGCCGAGCACGCGGGCGACCCGCTCGTGGTCCGCCACGGGATCGAACCCGGCGACCCGGACCCGGCCGGCGTCGGGCTCCCGCAGCCCCTCCACGCACTCGACGGTGGTGGTCTTGCCCGCCCCGTTCGGGCCGAGGATCCCGAAGATCTCGCCCTCCTCGACGGCGAACGAGACCCCGTCGACCACGGCGCGGCCCGCGTACGACTTGCGCAGATCGGTGACTTCGATGACGGATGGCATGCTCCGAGGCTCCCGCGCGGGCCGGGCGCGCGGCATCGGCCGGCCCGCTCGAACCGGCATCGGCCGATCGGATGATGCGCCCTACGACCCCTCGGACGGGGCCGGGACCCGGCACGGTCGTAGGACCAGCGGCCGATCCGGGTCCGGCCAAAACTCGGTGGGCGAGGCCGGGGCCGGTCCGTACGCTCGCCTGTGATGCCCACGACACCCGCAACCACCCAGGACCGCTCCGCCGTACGCACCCTGCTGCGGCTGTGGCCGTATGTGCGGCCCGTGCGCGCCCGGCTGTGCACGGCCGCCTTCGTGGCGGTCGTCGCCTCCTGCACGGGGCTGGTGATCCCGCTCGTCCTCAAGTGGATGGTGGACGGCCCGGTGGCCGGCCGGGACCCGGCCGGGGTCTGGCTCGGCGCGCTGTACCTGCTGCTGCTCGGGATCGCCGAGGCCGTGCTGTTCGGCGTCCGGCGCTGGCTGGTGGCCCGGCCGCTGTCGCGCGTCGAGGCGGACATGCGGTCCTCGCTCTACCGGCACCTGCAACGGCTGCCGGTCGCCTTCCACGACCGCTGGGCCTCCGGCCAGTTGCTGTCGCGCGGCACCACCGACCTGATGCTGCTGCGCATGTTCCTCGCCTTTC
This Streptomyces misionensis DNA region includes the following protein-coding sequences:
- a CDS encoding ABC transporter ATP-binding protein encodes the protein MTTDETPLPVAGRAQVRRAVARLVRADLRAFAGTLSLNVLAAAAGLAGPWLVGRIVDEVRAGRGVGAVDRLALWILLCALAQLVLARWARRAGYRFGERTLARVRESYVERVLALPSAVVERAGTGDLTARGTADVTAVGDTLRDAGPELLVNTVQGLFVLGAVFALDPLLGAFGVLGLTPIWLVLRWYLRRARDGYLAEGAAGSAVAEIIATTAEGARTVEAFGLAGRRTAASRDALDRSRRARLYTLFLRTVFFPVVETTYTVPTVGVLLLGGWLYTRGAVGVGAVVAAALYLRQLVEPLDQILMRVEQMQSGGASFARVEGLAPAPGGAADGDGARPADDRIEVRGVRYAYEHGDEVLRGVDLAVRPGERLAVVGPSGAGKTTLSRLIAGVDRPGSGTVTVGGVPVAGLSPELLRRQVVLVTQEHHVFLGTVRDNLRIAEPDATDERLWAALAAVGADGWVGELPDGLDTRLGAGGRPTDGSQAQQLALARVVLADPHTLILDEATALLDPATARHTERALAAVLRGRTVIAVAHRLHTAHDADRVAVMEGGRLTELGTHEELVAAGGAYAALWRTWHQGALRP
- a CDS encoding sensor histidine kinase produces the protein MTNTARQQPRVSFNRWGPWALLGVSVVAAAMSARATGMDRTGAVVSVVLVPAAVVLQGCWAWVRRRQPGPSRTGVCLYALRWAIGFVLTWANPFFAFYAVTGYYTAGLDLPRRLVLPGLFLTAVTMSGSEIGGWPPHGLVLWLGFFLVLAVNMGMVSVFTRYAQQEQEHAVVQADTIGELERTNAALQRALDENAALHAQLLVQAREAGVADERRRLAAEIHDTIAQGLTGIIAQLQVVAGAPDLTTARTHLERAAALARHSLGEARRSVHNLAPVELAAAGLPEALRKTVAEWGERTGVRAEFTVTGTVETLHEEVSATLLRIAQEALSNAARHARASRLGLTLSFMGDEVSLDIRDDGTGFDPAAVPVRTRAGGFGLDGMRARAERIAGTLTVESEPGHGTAVSARVPLVRDDQ
- a CDS encoding ABC transporter permease, encoding MNTAVLRTEFRLFRREPGAVFWIFLFPTLLLVILGSIPSFRDADEALGGLRPVDAYVPIAVLIALIMSGVQSLPQVLTGHRERGILRRMRLTPVRPVVLLSAQMVMTGTVALASALLALVVGRLAFGVRLPAQPAGYLLALLLAAASALALGSVVSALSRTTKMASAIGTAVFFPMMFCAGVWLPVQEMPHAMARVVELTPFGAAARALGEAAAGDWPGWGHLGVLAAWTVLLTAAAARWFRWE
- a CDS encoding ABC transporter transmembrane domain-containing protein: MVDAYEDPGTPDTRGGWWYLWWLVARQPGRAAAGAGLGIVWMTLLAAQPYLMQRAVDDALVPGRPGALAGWAGVMLAVGAVTAWLSVLRHRTMTRLRMDASFRTAKVVVGHVVRLGAALSDRTGAGEVVTIGVGDVKSVSDALTMVGPGVGSLVFYGVVAGLLVTVSPLLALVVLLGLPVLALVTGPLTRRLQGVEGEYRERQAVLTARIADLAGGLRVLGGLGGKGLVADAFRADSRRLLDQGYRVGAVASWVQALAVGLPTLFLAVVAWLAARMAAQGELSVGRLVAVYGYVAVLVGPVTFFVEMAYDLNRGVVAARRVVGLLRLAPDPDEGTLPAPAGPAELYDPASGLRVTPGRLTALAAARPADATAVVDRLGRYGPTEATWGGVRLDAIPLAEVRRRVLVADHEAHLFAGPLREMLATGELSGGGGAATGTGLPGGSAPHRAAAAPGTGRPVAGASPRAPGAERPRGADALRRAIYTAAAEDVVRGLPEGLDSVVSGQGRSLSGGQRQRLRLVRALLADPEVLLAVEPTSALDAHTEATVAGRLRAARDGRTTLVTSTSPLVLDRADTVVFLADGKVVASGPHRRLLAEEPGYRALVARDTGITGITGTEASTP
- a CDS encoding ABC transporter ATP-binding protein: MPSVIEVTDLRKSYAGRAVVDGVSFAVEEGEIFGILGPNGAGKTTTVECVEGLREPDAGRVRVAGFDPVADHERVARVLGAQLQQSELQPKLTVREALELYASFYPDPADWRPLAERLGLTARLGTRFAKLSGGQRQRLFIALALIGNPRVVVLDELTTGLDPRARRDTWQLIEDVRGGGVTVLLVTHFMEEAQRLCDRIAVLDKGRVAALDTPAGLIRRSAGATVISFTPSAPLDDHDLAALPAVASIARKDGRITLSGTDETVNAVVTLLVRHRVTAHELRVTDATLDDAFLDLTKEATA
- a CDS encoding response regulator, whose protein sequence is MTSESLITLLIVDDHPVVRDGLRGMFESAPGFRVLGEAASGPEGVARAAELDPDVVLMDLRMPGGSGVAAIRELTRRGARAKVLVLTTYDTDSDTLPAIEAGATGYLLKDAPRDELFTAVRAAAEGRTVLSPAIASRLVRAVRAPVPGNEPLSAREREVLALVARGTANREIARELFISEATVKTHLTHLYAKLGVNDRAAAVAVAYDRGILG